The genomic segment cataatggaaaagaatatgaaaaagaatgtatatgtgtaattttccattgtatgtatatatatgtgtatatatgtataactgaatcactgctgtacagcagaagttaacacagcattggaaatcaactacacttcaataaactaaattaaaaaacctTAAAACTGTTATCCCACTTCCAGCAATTTActccaagaaaataaacacaaatgccATGATATAGGCATAAGGATATTCATTGCAATATGTATAATTGTGAAAAAAAGAGCacacaaaatgataaataaaacaaatagtttAATTAAGATATACCCATAATAGGGtattataaaactattaaaatgacattttgtATGAGAAAGTGCTTAAGATATTAATAAACTGAAATGCAggatataaaactatatatggTATTACCCCAATTTggaaaaaattatacatttaatatatttgcacacacagaaaaagactAGAAGACAGTTGATCCACATGGAAGAAGTTTgagttttttcttctctatagtTTATGACTTCCAAAGTTTATTTTAtcagagaataatttttttttttttaagaaccagAGGCTAAGAGAACCAATATTTGAAATACCCATCATGTGGAAGGCACTGACCTAGGAATCTGACCGATTATCTAAGCTCCAGCAGTCAGGAGAGGTCAGGTAgcccagtggtcaagaacccgcctgtcagtgcaggggacacgaagagatgtgggttcgatccctgggtcaggaatttcccctggagatggaaatggcaacacactccagtattcttgtctgggaaatcccatggacaggtgctgcagtctatggggttgcaaagagtcagacacgactgagcacacacacacaagcatctcAATGCCtggtttacagatgagaaactgaggctccgtTATGGAAGCCTGGAATCTCTATTTGCCCAGGTGCCTTGGACTCATGCCCAGGACAGTGCCCATGTCCCCTGCTGCCCCACATGCCTCACCAGTATGGTTCCTAGTAGGCCCACGGGAGGGTTGCAGTGAAGGTCACGGACCAAACAGAACTGTGTATAGTTTGCCCTAGAGAAAGGCCTTATTTTGCATTCTAAACTCTTCATATCTTCCTCCAGTAGACAATTTCCTCCCCCCTGGAAAAGAAACACAGGCCTCTTCACTGGGAAGGTTTGAGCTCCACTGAGAAACAGTTTTTATCCATTTGTCCAGCTCCACATGCCTGCGCCCTCTGAGACCATGGTATCTGCTGTCTTGCTTATTGGTTTGGCATTGTCAGGCTGTGAGCAGAAGGACAGGGCAGAACGTCACACTCCTACCCCTTCCACCAGCTGGCTTCTTGGTCTCTGCCCTGGATACTAAAACCAACAGGCTGTGTCCTCTGGCTCTCAACCTGAGGAGGGGGACAGCAAATATCCCAGCTATGTGACCAATCAGGACTACCTGGCAGCATATTTGATCTTCTGTAACCTTATTTTGCCAAACAGTCGGGACTCCAGGCGGCTGGGAGGCCCATTCTAACCCTCAGCCTAATTGTCGGCTGAGTTCCAGGTACTGCCTTGGTGAGGGGCGTCCAGTCCCCCCGGCTCTCTTCCAGGTAGGTCCCCAGGGACACTAACTGCAAACTCTCATGGAGGAGAGATGgaatttttctctacttttctaaGGATGTTCATCACTTCCTATTCCCTCCCTGAGGCAGAGACAGGAAGTGACTTAGATGGGGTCAGTGACATTCAGGACTGGAGCATGCTGCCTGGGTCATACCACAGTTCCTGAATTAAAGAACAGAACTACCTAGGGGCTTTTATCTAGGAAGAGATAGAAGGGGACATGGGGAATGACACATGACATGCAAAACAGGGGGAATAAACTGGTCCTTTCTGAAAAGACCCTTCATCTCTCTCTGCAGTCACAAAAGGGGACTACATGTTCAAAAAGGTTACAGAAATACTGGGTTAAACAAAGTTTAAAAGTTCCTATAGGACTTCTCAGAACCTTTAAATGCTCACAAATACTGTAAAGGTATTATAATGAAAAGGGTTTCTTAAACCCCAGTCAGTTAGAGAACTAAGGATTCCCTAAGCACCAGGAGCCCAATGAACACACTGGAAGTGTGTTACAGGGTGGGCCTGTAACACAGAAAAGGCCCCAAATAGGCCATCTGCACTATCTTCAAAAGTACAGTAGGGCTGTGGCACTGCCGTTTGTTAGCGGTGGAAATACAAAGAATGCtaactttgaaaataaacaactcttgatgcattaaaaaaaaaaaagtgcagagtTGGATCAAACAAGGTTGTCATTTTGTATTCTCCCGTCTGTACTCAGGAGTTTATGGTATTTTTCCACTTGCTGGTCGAAGACCCTGGATGAAAATCCCGTCTGGATAAAGTCCACTGGAGTCAGAAGGTATTTGAGTGCCAGGCCCCTGAACTCAGGAGCCAGAAGAGGGGCAGCCTCACTGCTGGGAGACAGGCGAGAATCCTGGCCCATCCAGGCTCTCTGGTTCTCTGTGGCTGCCGAAGCCACACTGTCTCCCATGCGTACCAAGTAGGGCCCTACACCAATTTCCTCCCCAGTTTCCAGAGAAAGGAATTTCTCATTTGTAGACCTTAAGTGCACCGGAAAACCCGAAGGGGTAGttactacagtcaccatcttctgGGACTCAGAGGAAGGGACTGCCCCCTCCCCTTCTCGGCAGCAGACATCTGGGAACgactgcttcttgacttgcaaaGGATGGTGGGAGGGCTGCTTCTCAAGCTCCCCAGCCAGGTTCTCATTCTTGGTCTTCTTTGAGTCCCTGTCAGCTTGAGAGTGATCAGCATCTTCCTCAAGGGATTCAAACACGACACCCTGGGTTCTCAGTCTCTTGAGCTTCCTTTCTAAAAACAGCCAGAGAAAACTTGGATTTCTGGAGGAGGAACTCATGTATTGCTGTACAGAGTCTGGAATCAGGGGCACAGAGAGCCTGGGGCTCAAGCTGTCCTGAAAGTAGTCCCTACAGGGTTGTCGCCGGACAATGGGCACCACCTGGCAAGGTTTTAGTGCCGCAACAAAGACACGGAGCTCCGAGTAGGAGGAATGGTCAGAGTAAGGGATGACATGGATATTCGGGTGGGAGCGGTAGATCTTCCGGCTGGTGGGGAGGATGGCAATGGTAGGGTGGGTCTGGTTCCAACGCAGCATGGCAGAATGGCAGATCTCCATGTGGTCCACAGCATGGATGCGGCCAGCCTTCTCCTCCACTGTGAACACATCTGCCAGGCCCAGCAGCTGTACCAACTCCAGGCGCCGAGGACTCAGTACCACCCAGGTCTGAAACTCCAGGGCCAGCCGCTCCAGCAGTGACTCTTTTCCCAGGCTGTACAGTCCTGAATAATGTTAAAGAGATTGGGGAAACTAACAAAGGAAGACAATGAAGCTATGTTactgtagttgttcagttgctaaatcatgtccaactcttttgtgacaccttatggactgtagcccgccaggttcctctgtccgtgggatttcccaagcaagaatcctggagtgggtagccatttcttcctccaggggatcttcctgatacggggactgaagccacatctcctgcactggcaggtggattctttaccactgagccaccagagaagccacaatGAagctttgtgcttagtcactcagtcgtgtcggactctttgcgacccagaggactgtagtccaccaggctcctctgtccgtggaggattctccaggcaagaatactggagtgtgggttgccatgccctccttaatGAAGCTATGGGGGAATCCTAATAAACCAAGTGTTTAATAAAAATACCCAAAGTTAATGGGACTATCCCCTGTTTGTGTATCAGGAAGGAGGTGCATGTGAGCTAGGTTTATGGAGgatggggctccccaggtggctcaatggtaaagagtccacctgccaatctAGGAGATGCAGGcagttgggacaatcccctggagggggaaatggcagtccactccactattcctgcctggagaatcccatagacagaggagcctggcgggctacagtccatggagtcacagagggTGGGATGGGACTGAGCACAGATGGAGGATGGGGTAGGGAGAAAGTTAACACAgaatccactcattcattcagttcagcaaAAGAGCGCACCCACCAAGTGTTTAGCAGTGTGAAAACAACAATCTCAGCCCTCAGGGAGTGTCATCCACATGAGGATCCAGAAAAAATGCATGTTAGAGACATGCACACAGTATTATGGGGCACAGAGAAGTATCTACCAGTTGATGGAGTTAGGGAAAACTTCCTGAAAACACTTAGCTGAGTCCTAAATGATGGGTCCAAGTTAATCTGACAagggaaggggatggcagagaacaTTTTAAGTGAGGTCATTTCGGTGTTTCTAAGGTAGAAAGAAATGGGTAAGAAAGGACACTAAAGAGGTGAGCGAGGGCCATATAACAGGGGGCTTTGCATGTACTGCTAGGGAGCTTGGATTTGATTCTGTTAAGTGAAGGTGAGTCACGGAGGAGTTGGAAACAGGAAAATGGCTAATTCAAATCACAGGATCAGAGCagggttttagaaaaaaaaaaagtggcagcaATGTTATTTGAAGGCCTGGACAAGACTATATTGAAAGCAGAAGTACCAGTTAGAAGGTCCAAACGGTActtagagagaaagaaatggaggcCTGAATTTGGATAATGCTTATGGTAACAGATACAGGAGATGCTATTTAAACAGTTGTTCACAGACCTTTTCTGAAGGTGTATTTCAAGTCAACAGTCAGATTGTGACCTCCTTTAAAGAACCTGTATTTCCTTTATATCTACTTTATTCCTCATCATGGTTCAAAATCTCACTCTTTGGGCACAAATGTAGCTGATTTCTCTCTCCCTATCCCCcccaccctttaaaaaaaaaacctattctaGGCCCTTTACTACTAGACTTTAAACcctcatattttattcatttttctattccCACTGCCTATCAGAATATTTGACACATAGTATGGGCTTATTGTATATCTGAAAAATTAATCAAGCCCTTCTGTAGTACCCTCCTAGCCAGCTATGCTCCTCTAGGAAAATTCTGTGTTAAAAACTCCAATAAGACTTAGGACTGGTATTTCTTCATGAAGTCAAGCAATCCTGAAAGAGAATATCTCTCCATCAATTTGGTGTCACTCTGGAAGGTATACAATTTGTTTTCAATGCCTCTGTTTAAGCCTATTTTGAAACTCCTTTCAGAGTTGGGGcatatccttttaaaatattcattatggTGGCAAATCTTCCTTTTGTGGATTTATTACAATTTTGGAAACAATCAAAAAAgtcatttggcttccctggtggtccagtgcctaagactccacgctcccaatgcagggggcctgggttcaatccctagtcagggaactagatcccacatgccacagccaagACCCATCACAGctagataaattaaaattttttaaaaaggtatttggAATTAAatctattacattttaaaaaataaaaactgattttcaTAAACTATCCCAAAAGGCAATTCCAGCTGCAATTTCAATGTATCTAATTAAAAGCTTAACACTCACTTGAGCATCTACATTCTGATAATCTGCATTcactttctaataaatatttatcaaattccTCTATCAGGCATTAATCTAGGCATCTGGCATATATCCCTAAGTGAAACAAAGAGCCTGTTTATTGTGAAATTTCCATTCTAGCAGGGGGAGACAGATAATAAGAACTAaatacaataaatacataaactctGGAATACATTATAAAGTGATTACTGCAATAGTGTCCCTCTCCTACTTAAAACCCTTCAATAGCTTTTTGACCTAAGAGCAATGGTTGCATTTAGGATCAAGTTCAAAATGGCTTACAGGCACTTCAGCCCCTCCTGCCTTTCCAGCCTCCTCAACCACTATGCACCTGTCACATGGCTTCTTCTCTGTTCCACAAACACGTAAGACTTCTTCCCACCTCCAACCATGCTCTCAaggaataaatgtgtgtgtggcaGAAGTGGGGATAGGCAATCAACAATAAGCAACAGTACAGGAAAACATGAAGTCTGTGGGAAGTTGAGTgccatgaaaaaatgaaaaagttgaatTGGCTTAGGGGATCTGGGGTTGGGAATGTGGGAGCAGAGATGTACTTTTAAATAATAAGGTCAGGGTAGATTTCATGGAGAAAAGGAGATCTGCACAAAGACATGAAAGATGTAAGAACCCCCGAAGAACCTAGATTCACTAGTTCCATagtgagagaaaaaggaaaaccctCACCAATTTTTATGTTATGTTGTGGGTGCTTTCGAATGAGCTCAACAATCTGGCGGGCAGCTTCTTCTTGGGAAGGAAGAACTAGGTCTGGGTTGCAATTGGTATTGTCTAGGTATAAGGTATGAATCTGTTTCCCCGGTCTCAGGGCTGGCTCCTTCAGCATGGATGGTGTATACCGAAAATCACCTGGGAAAAAAATATGGGAGGCATAGTCAGAGACAAAAGCATAGAAGACAAGCCTCTCCCAATTCCAACAGCGGATGGGCATTTGCCTATTGGCATCTTGGAAAAAACTAGAGTCTAGCAGTGATCTAATGTAGCACAGTTTCTTTGTGGAAATGTCTCCATCGTGCTCCTGCATTTTCATTACTCTTTGCAAAGTCTGTACCcttaaagaatgaaaaatcaaTTGAGAAAGGGTCATTGCGCTCATGTGACATGAAGCTAGGAGGCCTCCAGGCTTCTACTATGAATCAAGGCTACTCAAGAAAAGCAAtgttgggaatttcctggcagtccagttgttcGGATTCAGTGCTTTCATTGCTGGCAGGactggttcaatcccaggttggggaactataATCTTGAAAACCATGGGgcttggtcaaaaaaaaaaagagtgtctaGGCTGGGAAAGTGGGAAGGACCCCTCTGGAAGCCGACCTGTGTAGAGGATGGTTCCAAAGTATCCTTCAAAGAGAAACATGACAGAGCCGGGGCAGTGGTTGGCATCCAAGAGGGTGACGGTCATGGTCTCTCGCCCAACTTCATCTAGAGGCAGGACATGGCTCTCACCAACCTCCAGGGCTCGGATCCACTGCTTAGATACCTAAAGAAACAGCAGGTCATCTCAGGAAACACAGACGCCTCTCCCTGGTACCTCCCTGGATCAGAAGCTGTGATAGGGATCACagtcctcttttccttctccctctctctaccCCATCCTTCCTACAAGGCTAAATTAATAGTCCAGAAAGCAAGTCTATTCAACCATTCCTCAACTTTCCAAATAATAATCCCTTGgagtgctgtgcttaatcactcagtcgtggccaactctttgccaccccatggactacagcccactagattcctctgtccatggaattctccaggcaagaatactggagggtgttaccacgcccttctccaggggattttcccgaccccgggatcggacccaggtctcccgaattgcaggcggattctttaccgtctgagccaccagggaagcccttagggggTACCTGTGAAAAAAATTCCAGCCAGATTTCCAGGACCTGCACCAGCTgtgtctactgattcaaatgcggGAGGAGGGAGGCACTGGACAATCTATTTACTCAGAACATTAGATGAATTCTTAGGAGCCAAGTTTGGAAAACACTGGCCTAGCTTACGTGAAGAAGTAGGAACAGTTTCCTTGAAAGGCCTAGAAGTCCTCCCCAGTTTTATCGCTGAAACATCCCAAGCCAGCCAGTTGGAAACCACTCTTGTTCTGGGTTTAATATATGCATTTCTGGGTTCCCCAAAACTGTCGCTTTTGTAAAAATCAGTTCTCCTGGCCACAACTCTATGACTCCAAGACTGACAGATCGGAAGGCCCCACCCAGAGGCCGACTCCAGCCCCCCATACCTGTAGGTGACGGTGCAAGAGGTAAGCCGTGATTGGGGAGCAGTAGAGGGGCCGGGTCCAGGTGCTAGTCAGACCCACCGTGTGGTCCGAGTGCATGTGGGTCAAGAAGAAGAGTCGGGCGGAGCCAGCCCGGCGCAGGCTCCAAAAATCCACAGCGATGGGCGTATGAGGGATCAAGACCCCGTTCATGGTGGCGGGGTTCGAGTCACCAGTGGGTTCTTCATGGGAACAGAGTTCCTGTGTGAGGCTCCTACTATGCCGCCCTGAAAAAAAACATGCTCGGGCATGAACAGGGCTAGAGACCGTAAGGAAAAGCCAGCCCAGTGAGGGAATGAATGGCCAGATTGGGCAGAAAG from the Bos javanicus breed banteng chromosome 3, ARS-OSU_banteng_1.0, whole genome shotgun sequence genome contains:
- the DCLRE1B gene encoding 5' exonuclease Apollo; its protein translation is MNGVLIPHTPIAVDFWSLRRAGSARLFFLTHMHSDHTVGLTSTWTRPLYCSPITAYLLHRHLQVSKQWIRALEVGESHVLPLDEVGRETMTVTLLDANHCPGSVMFLFEGYFGTILYTGDFRYTPSMLKEPALRPGKQIHTLYLDNTNCNPDLVLPSQEEAARQIVELIRKHPQHNIKIGLYSLGKESLLERLALEFQTWVVLSPRRLELVQLLGLADVFTVEEKAGRIHAVDHMEICHSAMLRWNQTHPTIAILPTSRKIYRSHPNIHVIPYSDHSSYSELRVFVAALKPCQVVPIVRRQPCRDYFQDSLSPRLSVPLIPDSVQQYMSSSSRNPSFLWLFLERKLKRLRTQGVVFESLEEDADHSQADRDSKKTKNENLAGELEKQPSHHPLQVKKQSFPDVCCREGEGAVPSSESQKMVTVVTTPSGFPVHLRSTNEKFLSLETGEEIGVGPYLVRMGDSVASAATENQRAWMGQDSRLSPSSEAAPLLAPEFRGLALKYLLTPVDFIQTGFSSRVFDQQVEKYHKLLSTDGRIQNDNLV